From a region of the Haematobia irritans isolate KBUSLIRL chromosome 4, ASM5000362v1, whole genome shotgun sequence genome:
- the LOC142233922 gene encoding uncharacterized protein LOC142233922, which yields MFSIKIIAIVVILVPCIQCQPTFVQIVRQQQQQPQGYLPERKVHVVYNNDIIKDFEYVPTVQGYRYSYVLYDGSARTENVFIKGTPNSLESGLDSKNTDLNAIGIGGRRRMPTKNRKLAPGSLKSLAG from the exons atgtttagcaTCAAAATTATA GCTATAGTGGTAATCCTAGTGCCTTGTATTCAATGTCAGCCTACATTTGTACAGATAGTCCgacagcagcaacagcaacctCAGGGCTATTTGCCAGAGAGAAAAGTCCATGTGGTCTACAACAATGATATCATAAAGGATTTTGAATATGTGCCCACTGTTCAGGGTTATCGTTACAG ttatgtTTTATACGATGGCTCGGCGAGAACGGAAAATGTTTTCATCAAAGGTACTCCCAATAGTCTCGAATCTGGCCTAGATAGTAAAAACACAGATCTAAATGCTATTGGTATTGGCGGTAGACGGCGTATGCCTACGAAAAATCGCAAACTCGCCCCAGGGTCATTAAAAAGTTTGGCAGGTTAA